The Streptomyces sp. GSL17-111 region TGGTCCATACGTGCTCCTCCTCGGGTTCCTCTACCTCCCCGTGGGTGCCCCGAACGGGCCATCCGATGCGCGCGGATCGGAGTACGGCAGCGCGAAGGCCCCGACGCCGCCACCGAGGATCGTCGGCGGCACCGGGGCCCCTCCCGCCCGTCACCGGCCCAGTGCGTCCTTCAGCTCGGCCTTGCTCATCGACGAACGCCCCTTGACGTCACGCCGCTTGGCCTCGTCGTAGAGCTGCTCCTTCGTCTTCTCCGCGCCACCCGGGCGCGAGCGCTGCCCGCCGCTGCGGCCGGACGGCGCCGAGGCACCGCGCGTCTCACCGGACTTGGCCTTCTGCTTGTTCACCGTGCGGGCGGCGATCTCCTCCGCCCGCTGGGCGCTGCGCCCGCCGCGCTGCTTCTCGCTCTGCTTGACGTGCTCGTACTGCCGTTCGCGCTTGGATGACTTCGCCACCGTGGTCTTCCTTCGGGTCGTGTCGCCGAACCGGTCCCGACCGATGAACAGAACCGGGCATACGAGCACAAAATATCCCTGCATTCCTTGGCCCGCACGGCGACGAGGGCGACCCAGCGGCAAACCACCCGGCGCACTCGGCATATTCGCAGAGCAAAATCACCCAGAAGACCGCTTCATACCTGCCAGAGTGGCTAGAATACGCGGTTCTTTTTCCCTTGCCGTCGCGTGCGCAAACGCCCTAACTTCGTAAGTCATCAGTGCAGGAAAATGAACGTTCAACCGGGGTGGGGACATGAACGCATACGAGAAGCAGGGTTCGGGTGACGCAGCGGGGTTAGCTCGCGCCCAGGAGGCGGCCAGCCGCTTCGCGGCCTACCTCCGCGAAGGCCCGCCCGACGGCGCCGAACAGTCACCGCCGCAACTCCTGGCCGGGGACTGGCCGATGCCCGCGGGCACCCGCTCCGTCTACGCCATCGGGCAGGCCCTCGTCCTGCGCGGCGCCTTCACCCAGGCCGACTCCTTCGCGCTCAAACGGGCCTTCCCCGGTCAGCTGGTCACGCTCGACGAGGGCGAGGGGCCGGAACGCGGCACGGCCACCCTGGTCGTCTGGCCGCCCGACCTCAGCGGCTCCACCGGCCCGGACCCCCGACCCACCGACGGGCACCGCCCCACCGCGTGAACGCGACCGTGACACCACCGGGGTGCACGGCGACCAACCTCGGGCATAACCTGACAGACCACGCCGGACCACCTCTCAGGGGTGACGATGCACGCGATCCGCACCCGTCACGTCGTGCTCGCGTCAGCCGTCTGCGCTCTCGCCCTCGGCGGCTGCGCCGCGCCAGGACCGTCCGTGGCGGCTGCCACCTCCGGTGACGCCTCGGGCGACTCGGCCAAGCGAGTGGTGGCGTGGCAGTCCGCGAACGTCCAGACCGCCCGGTCCGTGGCCGCCCAGGCGCAGACGCTGCGCGCGTCCGCCCCCACAGCGCCGGACCGGACGGACCGGGCCCCGGCGTCACCCGCCCCCAACACCGGGGTGTGCACGACGATGCCGGCCGACCGTCCACACTGCACGATGCCGCCCGGCGCCCGCATCACCCCTGACGGCGGGGATCTCGACGGAGACGGCATCTTCGAGGAGCACGAGCCCTTCGGCCCCGGGCACAAAGACCCGCGCGCGTACGACGGCGGCCGAAGCAGCGGCGAGACGCAGTGCGCGTGGCTCCGCAGCCAGGGCCACGCCTGCTGACGCGCCGCACCCCCGCTACCGGTCGGCGGAATCGGCTACCGGGCCACGGTTCACGGGCCACCGCTACGACCTGAGCCGGTCCGTCACGGGGGAGAAGTGGACGAACCGGCTCAGAGTGACGAGCGTACTACGCTCAGCTCACTCGTCACGCGGGAACGAGACCTCCACCCGCCGGTTCTTCGTACGACCCTCTTCCGTCGCGTTCGACGCGACCGGGTAATCCTCGCTGTAGCCACGGATGTTGAAAGTGATCCCCGCGTTGTCGAGATGCGTGACCAGCTCCCGGTGCACGGCTTCGGCCCGCTCCTGCGAGAGCTTCACCCCGTGGGAGTAGGAACCGAGGTTGTCCGTGAACCCGTAGACGTTCACCTCGGTCGAGCCCTGCTCGTCGATCTCGTCCGCGATGTCCTTGATACGGGAACTCGCCTGGCCGTTCAACTCAGCGCTGTCCTTGCCGAAGAGGACCTCGGCCTGCAGCGTGAACGTCGTCTTCTCGTTGGAGTCCGCGCGACGCTCTTCGCCGCTCTCGTCCTCGACCACCTGCACGATGTCGATGACCCGCGACTCCGCCAACGTCGCCCCGTCGCGCATGAGGAGTTGCGGAGACTTGGAGTCGATCTTGACAGGAGCTTGATGGCTGGCCGGTCCGTCCGGCGAGTCGGCGACTGCCGGAATCGGCGCCGCGCTGACCGTCAGGACCGTGAAAGTCAAAGTCGGCAACAGCACACCTTGACGCCAATGCACCATCTCAATCACCCTTCGGCGAGGTCGACGATCGCCGGCGACATAGAGGGAACGTTCAACTCAACGGTCGTCACACTGGCCGGTGGCGCAGGAAACTGGGCAAAAATCGGGCTGCTTCCTCCAGAAGCGACACGGATCCCGGTACTGCACAGACACTGCCCGTCAGTGTCCCGAAGAACCATGTAACGCTTCTTTCCCTCTTTGTCGACCAGACTCGCACCCGAGATGGAAGATTTCGACCTTATGGCGTTCTCCTGCGACCTCCATTCAGCCGCAGAAAAGGATACGCTGCCCTCATTCTTGGCCGTACCATGTACGGTGACGAAGCCGTCGGCGTCACGAACAACGGAATGAACAGTCAGAGTCACCCCGTTCGCCCCTTTCAGCTCCGCCAGAACCTTCCCGGTGTCCACTTCGGCAGAACTATTCTGAACTTGAGTTTCCTGCTCAGAACTTGACTTCTGCCCTTCATTCTCCTCAGGCTTACCGTCACCTCCGCCGCAAGCAGTCAACGCCAATGAACTAGCAACCAATACAGCAAGAAGGGCAGACCTCACACTCATCCTGCTACCCCGCAGAGAAGACACTGACGACATCCTTAACTCACAGCGGTTCATTCGATAAGCCGAATCGAGAAAAGCAAGTCCAAGTCGGGGAGAGAGACATCTTCCCCCGGTTCAACGGAGAACTCACCCTCTTCGCAAATCAACTCTAATCTTTCCTCATCTTCACCATTCGAGCCATCGAAGTCTGAAGATGGCACACAGAGGGGCTCGACAACAGCTTTCGCTGCGGCAGTTGCATACACCCCAGAGGTACCGGGCACCGCCGTCTCACCGACGGACTCCAGCGCTCGCACTCTGACTTCTACGCGAATTGAATCCGACGACAGAAAACTACAACTCAAAGCTTCCGCATTGTTCTCTCCGGCAAAATATTCGGCTTGACGACACGGATCGTCAACCAAAACACTGCGCCCGAGTAGAACTTCTTCGAGTTCTGAGTAATCTGTAGACTCGAGCAGCCGAGCCGCGAACTGCTGGCGTACGTCGTACGCCACAGCTAAGGCGGCTGCATCGGCTGATCCTTGAGTCTCACTACGACTTGCCGCCGATTGCCCAACCGCGAAATAGGCAAGCGCAAGAAAGAGCAGGCCAGCCACTGCTGTTATGTATATGGGGAAGCTTTGCCCCTCTTCACTCTTACTCTGCCTCAGCCCGCTCCGGTAACCTTGTCGATCTGGGCATTGATCGCATTGACGATCGCGGTGCCGAAGTCCGTCGTGAGGAGGACGACGATGATGGCGGCTACTACGGCGAGGATGCCGAGGTATTCGATGGCCGTTTGGCCGCGGTCGTCGAGGCGGGGCTTGAAGGGGGGCATGGGGTTCTCCCTCTCCGGGGTCGGGCACGGGGGCGGGGGGTCGGACGGTGGAGTGGGACGGAGGCGGGGCAGGGCCCAGACCGTCGCGGGGGGCGGCACGTGAAGGGTCCGGCATGGGACGCGGCCTCCTCGCGGTTGCGTCGGTCGTGGCTGGCACTCGCTCCAGAGAGTGACTCTGCCACAACGGGTTGCGCACGCGAAGGGGTTGGGGTGAATTGTGTAGGAATTCATGAGGAGTCGGGGCCACGTCACTCACCGGTGATCCGGCTGAACTCGGTCTCGGTGCCGAGGAAGAGGCCGGCGACGAGGAGGATCAGGGTCGCGGGGACCATGACGGTGGTGATGACGAGGGTCGCCTTCGGCACGGCACGTGCGGCGCGGCGGCGCGCGTTCTGGGCGTCCGTGCGGCGCATGTCGGCGGCGATGGCGATGAGGGTGTCGACGATGGGCGCGCCGAGGTCCTCGCCCTGCTGGAGGGCGGTGACGAACATGGCGACCTGTTCGGAGTCGTTGCGTCGCCGGAGGTCCTCGAAGGCCTGGCGGCGGCTGACGCCCATGTCCATCTGACGCAGGGTGATGCGCAGTTCGTCGGCCCAGGGGCCCTCGTAGCGGTCGGCGACGCGGTCGAGCGCCTGGCGGAAGCCGAGACCGGCGGAGACCACGACGGCGAGGACGTCGAGGAAGTCCGGGAGCGTGCGCTCGATCTCGGCCCGGCGGATGCGGATGGAGGCGGCGATGCCGACCTCGACCCAGAACAGGGCGAAGGCGGCCATGAGCGCGGCCAGGAGCCATTGGCCCCGGGTGAGCATGGCGAAGGCGCCGAGGGCGCCGAGGGCGCCGTAGACGGCGCGGCGGGCGGCGTAGCGGTCGAGGGTGAGGCCGCCGGGGTTGCCGGCGAGGTCGATGCGGCGGCGGACGGCGTCGACGCGGCGGGGACCCATCAGGCGCAGGACGAGCGGGGCCCAGCGCATGCCGAGGCGGTCGAGGGCGGAGCCGACGGGCGTGGTGCGGGTGGAGCCGACCTCGAGGGCGAGGGCGAGGTCGGCGGGGAGTCGGGCGTCGGCGCGGTAGAGGCGGACGCCGTAGGCGAGGCCGACGAGGGAGAGGGCGGCGAGTGCGGCGAGGAGGAGGGTCACGGCGGGCCTCAGACGTCGATCCGGGACATGCGGCGGATCACGAGGAACCCGGCCGCGTAGAGGGAGAAGGCGACGACGACGGCCGCCTGGCCGACGAACGTGCCGGTCATGCGGTCGAGGACGCCCGAACCGGCGCGGTCCATCATCAGCAGGACGGTGAGGCCGATGAGGGGGACGGCGTAGGCGGTCATCATCACCTGGGAGAGCTGTGTCTTGACCTCGCGCCGGGTCTCCTTGCGCTGTTCGAGGGTGTCCGTGAGGTTGCGCAGGGAGCCGACGACCTGGCCGCCGGCGCGGTTGGAGAGGACGAGGGTGGTGACGAGCACGACGAGTTCGCGGGACGGGAGGCGGGTGGCGAGTTCCCCGAGCGCGTCGTCGATGGAGTGGCCGACGCCGAGGGCGTGGGAGACCTTGGTGAGTTCCTCGCCCGCGGGGGCGTCCATCTCCTCGGCGGCCATGGTGATGGCGGTGCGCAGGGCCAGTCCGGCCTGGGTGCCGTTGGCGAGGAGCCGGGCGAGTTCGGGGAGCTGGTTGATGAACTTCTCGATGCGTTTCTGGCGTTGCCAGGTGAGGAAGGTGTGCGCGGCGACGAGGCCGAGGAGGGCCGCGAGCGGGCCGAAGAACGGGGACAGCAGGGACTGCGCGAGCAGCCACAGGGCGAGGACGGCGCCGGTGACGTAGGCGGTGAACTCGCCGGGGGTCAGGTCGAGTCCGGTGGCGGTGAGCCGGTGGTCGAGGCGGCGGCCGAAGGCGGTGCGGCGCAGTCGGTGGTCGAGGGCGGCGAAGCGGCGGTCGGCGCCGGGTGGGGCGGGGGTGTGGCTGAGGCGGTCGATGAGGGCCTGACGCTGGGCGCGGCCCGCCGCGTACGTCCGCAGCCCGAGGGCGGCGAGGACGCAGGTGAGCAGGGTCGCGCCGAGGGTGAGGAGGATCAGCTGGTCGAGTGTCACGGCGGGGTCCTCAGCGGGCGGCGCGGGTGGCGAGTTCGAGTTCGGTGTCGCCGACGCCGAAGGTGGGCGGGAGGGCTTCGCCGCTGAGGTAGAGGCGTTCGGCGACGCGGCGCGGGACGGGGTGGTGCTGGAAGTGGCCGCGCACGACGCCGTCGGGTGCCACGGGTCGCGGGTGGAAGCGGGCGACGGTGACGAGGCGGTAGTCCTCGCGGCCGGCGGAGTCGAGGATGGCGATCTCGGTGACGCGGCGGGAGCCGTCGGCGTGCCGGGTGAGCTGGACGAGGACGTCGACGGCGCTGTTGATCTGGTCGCGGAGCGCCTCGAAGGGGATCTTGACCTCCGACATGG contains the following coding sequences:
- a CDS encoding plasmid stabilization protein codes for the protein MAKSSKRERQYEHVKQSEKQRGGRSAQRAEEIAARTVNKQKAKSGETRGASAPSGRSGGQRSRPGGAEKTKEQLYDEAKRRDVKGRSSMSKAELKDALGR
- a CDS encoding OmpA family protein, with protein sequence MVHWRQGVLLPTLTFTVLTVSAAPIPAVADSPDGPASHQAPVKIDSKSPQLLMRDGATLAESRVIDIVQVVEDESGEERRADSNEKTTFTLQAEVLFGKDSAELNGQASSRIKDIADEIDEQGSTEVNVYGFTDNLGSYSHGVKLSQERAEAVHRELVTHLDNAGITFNIRGYSEDYPVASNATEEGRTKNRRVEVSFPRDE
- a CDS encoding Flp family type IVb pilin; its protein translation is MPPFKPRLDDRGQTAIEYLGILAVVAAIIVVLLTTDFGTAIVNAINAQIDKVTGAG
- a CDS encoding DUF5936 domain-containing protein, producing MTLLLAALAALSLVGLAYGVRLYRADARLPADLALALEVGSTRTTPVGSALDRLGMRWAPLVLRLMGPRRVDAVRRRIDLAGNPGGLTLDRYAARRAVYGALGALGAFAMLTRGQWLLAALMAAFALFWVEVGIAASIRIRRAEIERTLPDFLDVLAVVVSAGLGFRQALDRVADRYEGPWADELRITLRQMDMGVSRRQAFEDLRRRNDSEQVAMFVTALQQGEDLGAPIVDTLIAIAADMRRTDAQNARRRAARAVPKATLVITTVMVPATLILLVAGLFLGTETEFSRITGE
- a CDS encoding type II secretion system F family protein produces the protein MTLDQLILLTLGATLLTCVLAALGLRTYAAGRAQRQALIDRLSHTPAPPGADRRFAALDHRLRRTAFGRRLDHRLTATGLDLTPGEFTAYVTGAVLALWLLAQSLLSPFFGPLAALLGLVAAHTFLTWQRQKRIEKFINQLPELARLLANGTQAGLALRTAITMAAEEMDAPAGEELTKVSHALGVGHSIDDALGELATRLPSRELVVLVTTLVLSNRAGGQVVGSLRNLTDTLEQRKETRREVKTQLSQVMMTAYAVPLIGLTVLLMMDRAGSGVLDRMTGTFVGQAAVVVAFSLYAAGFLVIRRMSRIDV